The Etheostoma spectabile isolate EspeVRDwgs_2016 unplaced genomic scaffold, UIUC_Espe_1.0 scaffold00018250, whole genome shotgun sequence genomic interval cttaagcAAATTGATGCCAGCTTGATGTATTTGCTGCATGTGCCAATTCCAAAAGGTTAGCACTCTGTGTCTTCTATTCAAAattctctctatatatatatatatatatatatatttttttttttaaccttgaaGTAGGCTTACTTGTCTGTAGTCCTAAACAATTGAACTGCTTTCATTCTTTGGTCTTTAATGGTGCAATTGGAGAAGGATAGATGCACTCTGCTACCATTTATCACTTCTATATACAGTCTCACATTTCCTTTTGTACAGTGCACTAACCCGTTGATTTGCTTCTTGACACAGAAATGGGGAGTGCATCTTGAGCGTTTTGTGTTGTCTTATCTGTCGAATGTTTTTCCTGTCTGTCGAGAGGATGTGCAAGTCGCTTTTGAAACATTGTTTTGCTAGCACGGTTCAAACCTCAACAGACTTCTTTCTGTTCCTGCTTCAGACTCGACCTCTTTACTGTAACCACACTATGCTCTCTCGCCCTGTgctctatgtacagtatacctATGCTTCTGTGATAACTTCTCTAAGAAATATGGAAACAgggttttagttttatttaaaagccATTTATGGGATGTtaaagtttatattttttttttttacattttgggcaTCCATCTAGACATAAGGTCAACAAACTTCTCACTTGAGATTACAATATGGCACTGGAGTAGTAACTGATCCTTGCTGTGTTTTCAGTGTTCGACTCAACTCACAGGAATATGGATATGACCCATTCATTCCAGCATGCTCCGGGGGGGTCCTTACACCACCCACATACCTGCAGAGCTGTGTGACTCAGCTGGTGGAAAGCTCAGCACTGGCATGGAGCTGCTGTCACCGCACAGGCTGAGATTTATGATGGTAGTAAGAAGTGTTGGGTGGCAGAGGGGAAACAATGTTGATAACACAAGATGCGTATTTCCTCCTTGTGCCATGAGGTTGCTGCGGAGACCGCTTGGGTTCTTGTCAGCGCGACTACATTAGACAGGCGCTAGATGACCTTTTTATAGTCTTGAGATGGGTGGATGGACCTGGTGTCAGGCTTAGATAATGACTTCTTTGGGCAGCCACAGCGTAACTTTGACCGTTGGGTGTAAAGCCAGTGAGGCAGGTGGTTTTAAAAAGTTCTGTTGAAATGTGACAGCTGCCTACTAATGTACGAATAGTTGTCGCATGAAGTTGAGAGCTAATGACAACATGGTCACTATACAATGAGGTTGGGTAGATGCTTTACAAAGCAGAAGTGAAAGAGGTTGCTAACAACACGGCATAGATACTCCTCCATATGTCACTGGGTCAATGTGTTTGCCACTCCAGTGGTGTTAATCCACAGGGTTAAAATCACAACAAAGTTGTGTTCTCATATAGAGTGGTAGCAAGCACTagggtgatttaaaaaaaaataattgtcaactattaaatcgATTGGTTTGAGTAATTTCTTTATGAAAAGTAAATGTTCTGATTCAGCTTCTTAATGTGACtgtttctagtttcttcactacCTTATGACAAACTGAATATCTTGATCTATCTTTGAAGCAAAACTAATtaaatcgagaaaataatccacAGATCAGTTGATAATAATCATTATAGCCCTACTGATTAACTTCACTATATCTTTCATGCAACTGTAGCTGTTATTAATACATATTACATAAGTTTAACTCATAGAGCCAGCCCAAACAATTGTTCTCAATATTCATGGTCTACAATGTTTAAAAGTTTTACCAACATTTCAAAAAACCAAGCAGCGTTGGATGGGCCCTCGCTCATCGATGCACGTCGGGGTTACTGGCAGACGCCGCTGCTTGTGATTCCACATTTGTGCCGCAAAGCAGAGataggggaggtaaccttgacCCTAATGACCTCTTAAGGGGCAAGGTTCCAGATCgactcatctgagctttcattttctcagaggcagagtaggatacccagggcttgatttacacctattgccatttctagccactggggaccataggcaggctggtggaatgcatattaatgttaaattgtaaaaaaaaaaaaaaagctcaaagtaaaatcctcatgccatgggactttaTTTTGTACATGTGGAAACGGGGGCGTAGCTAAAAATTCTGGGCCATGTAGAAAAAGTTgctctatgggcccctccctgaAATTTTTCTAGCAGCTTTCTGGTTCCTCCTCAGGggcctgggtactcagtccccagTCCGACACCCCGGAAATGGTTAAAATCTCCCTAATACACCTGTTAAAATCCCTGCTTCCAGAACGTGGAGTAGGGGCTCAGAACTCCGAGTCGACCGTCTCTCATAAGGATTTTGAATTATCAGCAATACCCACAATCCTAGGTCAAACGACAATGTCGGTTTGGTCCAACctgctgttaccatagaaaccaAGCAACTACCCTTCAAGTCTGAGATTTTGTACATGGTacggatttttttttcttctacttttagttttcatttaCAATCCGAACCATATTGTTGTAGGTTGCAGAAAGACTTCTTGATCCAGCATTATGCATCGGGCTCCACCATGGGAAAACCGCTAACCGGAAGCGGCATATCCCCACTCACTTCTTCCAGCCTTCAATTGTTGAATTGAACTTTTAAATCccaaatggcggacttcctctTATGTTTAGGGTATGGCTCCAATAttttgtatgtcttgacattctacatatgtgtaccacgTTTTGTTAGTCTATGTTTAACGTACTTCAGTGgctaaatttttattttttgtgcgCCCATTCCCAAAACCCTTTAAATACGTAAtatttcaccagacttgatgcgactgacaattttggtgagtttgaGTACGATGAGCTCCTCAAAGGCAATTAATTTGCAGAAAGGAATAACTCCTTCAGTTTGAATAGGGCCGTCTGCACTCGGCACctaattatttaacattttctaCCAAAGAATGATACAGCTGGCATAACTAGGCATGCCTTATCTTGACTGGGTCAGGAGGTTAATGGGTTTATTGTGTTATCAGCCACACACAATCAATGAAGGCCATTTGTCCCTAAATGTGTGCTCTAGGGCATAGACTTGGTGCTGATGTCCTATGTGCAGGTTGCATACTTATAGGAACACCTAACATCTCTCTAGGAACCAAGTAGTCCACCCTGTGAGAGCGAGACTGTTCAGCCCTGTTTGACACTTAAATCAGTAAATAGATGTGACTGTAGTCTGTTTCCTCCCAGGTTGACTTGTTACTTGTGCACCCCCACTTCCTCCTCATTGTGCCCCTTTGTTTTATTAGGCCAATGTTCTGTTATTCTTAGCTGAGCAGGATGTTTATACAATCCCTGAACAGAAATATTACTGGTAAAGCCTGAGTGTTTATCTTTCTTTCCCTTCCCTCCATGTCGTCCCCTCTCCTCTGCTCAGGTCTGTCACTGTCCAGCCCTCTGTCCCCACCTCCGCTGTGTTTTGCATGCTTGCCTCACCCTCTCTGCATCCCAGTCAAAGATGAAATAAGTGCAAGAGCAGCCCcagctgtcatttttttttttttttttttttttcattttaaatcttGTGTATCCTTCAAGgcgccttttttatttttagatgtcCGTGTATTGTAAGTATGCCGCGTCATCAAACCGTTGCAGTCAAAGTTATGTTATGATTCGGCctcaagtttttttaattttctactCTACATCCTACTGCAATGTCAGCGTTTCCCTCCatgaaagaaacaaggggtGTGTGTGATCTCAGTGattggaaaaacaaattgatgAATGCATTGCTTTAGGGGTTAATGATCTTCTGGCTTTGAGTGACTCATGCCACTCTATTCTCTACCCCATAGGATgtatttttgttaaatgtgcCTCTTTATTGAGTAAACATGacgtgtgtttttgtttctgaacGGAACATTGGCAACGTGATTGACAGGGTTTCAGAAATTTGTAGATGTACAATGTGGAAGCCTAAAAATCCTGTGGCCTGTATCCCAAATTAACAAAGGGGGGCCGGGGGGGCTCGTTTTGTTGTGGAATTTAAAGTACGACTGTCTTTGCTGAATATGACTTTGTAGCTTTAATTTAGCAAACTCAATTACGAAGCAATATTTTTGTAAAGTTTGCTCTACCAGTAAAGATGTATATTCATGGATATCTACATGGACTCTCggtatgaggtttttttttttttttttttttgggggtatgAGTCATAAATGCAGACAAATACATAACTGTGCTGTTTGTGTGGAAACATTGAAGTCACTCAGTAGTTTCAGTTCTACTGTTAAATCTCTAGTACTTGGAAGCATGCCTGTCAATAGATCAATAAAGACTGGTAAATGGTAAAATTGTATCTGTGGAACACAAtccccttattttaaaaccacgTTTTTGGTTAGTCACCATTCTGCTGTATCCAAAAAATGTTTAAGATTCAAAAGTAGGTCAAGCAAAGCCCACACATCTTTGCCCCCAAACAAAGTCCATTGAACCAGATAATGTGGGGATGTGAGTGAGCCTCTTGTCATGTACTTTGTTCTATATAGCCAGTGACCACACAAACCACAAGCCTGTGGCTACTGACCAACGCTTTCAATGGAGAGCGTGAGAAGGCCACCTAGCTTCTTGTCTCAGGACTGGCAGTCCTAGGACCTgcgtgtgtgtagtgtttttttttttttttttttttttttaatttattctttattttttgggaaAGACTTCAGACATGGTATcagtggaccactaaggcctatataaaagcatccaaagagcaccatgtcaggGGACCTATAAATCTGAAATGGAAAGTTTGGCTACACTATGGAACAAGTTCCACCCCAGTCGGATACCACAGCACGCCCCCAGCACACTCTCACAATGACTGTTCTTTGGTTGCTAGTGCAAGAGTACACCATCCTGTATTTAGAAATGGctaacttatgcaagccacatCATGAGCTGTGcaccctttcttttttcttttcagtgcaTTAGCACAGCAAAAACTGGATGCTTGATGAGTTGTGGTCATGTGCAGGTAAAGCAAACAACCATGACTTCCAGATTTTGGTTGTGTAGATGCATATGAACAGTTCTTTTATCATGACGAGCTATTCAGCATATACAACATGGCTGTCCACTGGTGTATTtagtacaaacacaaaccatATTTATATTAACTGCAACCTTTTGGATAAATCTGTGAATcaacactatgacttttaaaaaaaaaaaaaaaaaaattgcacactATCTAATCAAGAaatttccttttgtctttcaaCGCTGCAGCCCAGTGTTGTGCTCGGCCAAAATATGACTGAGGTGATGATCACCAGCTCCCCCATGGAGGACATGAGGCTCAGCCCTAGCAAGGACAGACTCTCTTTCCAggtaacaaaaacacacatacacgcacgccACTTCTCAATTCCCCACCCTTAAATTTTATTTGGCTTTGTCATTATACACCTGTCTTCATTCATTATCATGAACTAGATGATGTCCCATGAACCGAAGGGAACAACCACTGCATGTTGTGATTTGGGAACAGCAGCTTTATTTGGTGTAATACAGTAGAAATGTTGGTATAATGGATATAAATGCAAAAAGAGACATTTtagatattttctctttttgtctatCTACAAGACCCCTGGCCAAACCAAATTGGTTTTGCTTAAAAAGGCTAAATTTAGAATAGTGTGACCTTGTGTACAATTATGAGGATATGTTATATTGTCATTAAAGTGTAATACCCAAAAGATGACTTGCATATTGGGCTGagaattttaaaaactaaagaaTGAAATTACAATGCTAAGAGAAACCTTCTATATCCCTTTTCCTTGCTCTGTTGGTTAGAGGGCATTGTGCAGATTCAGAGAAATGAGAAGCAGCCATCAGGTGGTCATGACAAGATGTTTTCAGCGgctttgttttactgtcagctCAACAGGGCCACCTTGGAAAAAAATAACTACTTAAACACAGCTGCTTGCTTATTTTAGTGTCACATTTCTACCTAGGGTTAAATAATTAAAGGGCCCTGTGTTAATACTTATTCATATTCTACATTAAAAGGGGTTATGTCTAGACAATTTATGATTTTGGAAGTTGGCCTATTAAAGCTGCATGCTAACTAGTGGGCCAGAGTATTTTAATTtccttaattaaaaatgattagattatttcatacacattcataaaCCTAATACAGTAGCCTACtaatgccatgctgcatgaagACGACTGATGGGATGCAGACTGAACTAGAGGATAAGTCTGACTTCCTCGCCCCACAGTTCAAACTCCAGCTGTGAGTCTGAGGATGAAAAGAGTGGGgcaaggggaggaggggaaagaggCTGCCACTTCTCCTCTTTTTATATCCCATACTGTATTTCCCCAGTCCTGCCATTTTCCCATGGTCCTAGCCACTCCTTAGAAAAGCGCTGTACAGAGCAGTGATGTTGCTGCCAGTCACTTCATCCATTGAGTGTCAGGAGCTTTGACACAAAATGTGGAACAATCCAATTCCAGCTGCATAGTTGACTCATTTACTGAATTATAATCTCAAAAGGCAATGTCATGAATCGGGCGCATTGTGCCTGGCTGATGTATCGTTGCTTCCTGCCATTGGAAGTGAAACCAGTTATGACATGTTATGAGTCCAAAGGCAAGGTCATTTATGGCCCAACTTCCCTTGGTGCTGACGCACAGTGAAGATTGGTGATGCAGGCCAGAAAATGTAGATACATGCGCACACATGCATAATCAAACCCGTTtactgtgattttattttttaaacactgctGGTTTTTGAACATGTGAAAGACACATACATGCTTTTATAACCTGCTAAATTCTCACATTCACAAGGCATATTTatggctttgtttttttgtttttcctcctttctcatCTGTCTTCTGTGGAATTCATGGAGACTTGGACACAGCTGGATCCCCTCTGTCTTCCCGTCTCATCTAATGCTTGCTTTCCACTCGGCTCTCTGCCCAGACAGTGACATTGCTCCCGCCCCTCCAATGTCTTAGAGTGAAATATGCAGGTCTAAAAATATTCATCCACTTTAtccaaacagcaaaaaaatgcTGTTCTTGGACCAGGAGTGGCAGACTTTTTTTCCCTGGGCCATTTTTCTGGTTCCTGAGAAGTCTGTTGTCCAATCTTGCCAGGACAGGGAATGCATGTAATCTCTCTTCAGAATGTCTCTCATGCCCTTGAGTTAAGATCTGAACATTTGAGTGTGGCACGTTGCATTATGACCAGACACATTGGTCTAAATTTATAGATAAAATGGCTGCTTTCATGTTCTTTAACCTTTTTCCAACTCTGTCCACATGACTAAAGTATTCAGGACCAAATACAGACTGTTATATAGGGATAGGATTTTATTTATACACAAATGCTTTCCCAGTGAACCTTTCACGGTTTTGAAATGCCCTGATTATGTTCCCATATAATCTTCTGAGTAGGTAGTGATGTGGTACTGGAGCAGTTTCTAAGCAGCTACGAGTTGCTGGGCACAATGCCTACCAAAGTATTTAGATTAAACATGTTGCAGAATTTACTGTAAGTCTCACTCAACATGCCTTATTTGCCCACACAGCCACTgatggagaggggaaaaaaaaacctttttgattTTGGGTGAGGATGTGGAAAAGCTGGCTTGGCTGTTTAGGAATTTGGGCTGGGCAATAGCAGGTATGCCACTGGGATTTTAAGCAGCCACTTCCCATCACAATGTTTAGTCTTCACATCACTTCTTCAGTTGTTTAACCTTGTAGTGGTGCCTGCAACACTTCTACAAGGCTCAAGATTAAGTCCTGTTGTCCCAGAGCCTACCACACACTTAGCACTGATCAGAAATATGCTTACAAATCATTGCTCAACTTAACAGGACAGCTGACTCTCCTAGCTTGAAATAGCCTGCTCTGCCATTTAGAAAACAAATTGTTATAACTCCTGAGGttaatgaaatattaatatCCCTTGTCTTCTTTAGATATTCCCTGACCCATCAGACTTTGACCGTTGCTGTAAGCTCAAAGATCGGTTGCCATCCATCGTTGTTGAGCCTACCGAGGGAGAAGTCGAGAGTGGGGAGCTTCGCTGGCCTCCAGAGGAGTTTCTGgtcagtgaagaagaagaagaggagcaggATAATGGCAGCATCCAAAATGGACAGCCAACACAGAAATCTCAGCACTAGAGGCTGTGTGGCAGCACCCATACTCTATTTTTCCCTCCCATTGCCACACTGGTTACACTGCACCACAGCACTCAAACAACCTGGCAGACACACATTCAGTGTCTCATGTTGCCATCTCGTTGCCCTTGAACCCAAAACATCACTCCCGTGAGAGAAGCAATACACACCGGCAACACACTTTCTCACCAAATAATTTCACCACAAAGGAACAGACAAGCACACCCCCAACCTACGCTAACTTCCTACCATGCCTACCACCGTGTGTCTCGGCTCATGACGGATGTCCTGTGGGGACAGCGGCAGATCAGTGCTCCATGGACAGCTCTTACACTGCAGGGGGCTACAACTGCTCTGTACTTGACTCCAAAATGGCTGGCATCATGACCCCAGAGACTTCATACAGAACTGTTGTGGTACCTGTGGGGCTTATCGTCCGCAGTAACACTGTCCGTACCTTGTTAGTTTCTGGATTGATATGTTGATTGTTGTAATTGCCACTGCTGTCCATAGATTTTGTCTTTCTGAGAAGTGaatgttttgtgattttttttgtatgaagTGGG includes:
- the LOC116679848 gene encoding protein LBH, with protein sequence MTEVMITSSPMEDMRLSPSKDRLSFQIFPDPSDFDRCCKLKDRLPSIVVEPTEGEVESGELRWPPEEFLVSEEEEEEQDNGSIQNGQPTQKSQH